One part of the Halobacteria archaeon AArc-dxtr1 genome encodes these proteins:
- a CDS encoding DUF5518 domain-containing protein, with the protein MASGRTLVHALVGALVALILSGIPFSTFLGGVVAGFLEGPDARDGSAAGALAGLIVFLPFAGMAALLLGLFGFGLGLGAAPVEGFLVTLVLFGAVGTAALGYTVVLALLGGYFGASLAREYPERHASTRDALRFDRQEPVRTAPDRDAGPVNGNDTDSDRFDPTADRPDD; encoded by the coding sequence ATGGCTTCTGGACGCACGCTCGTCCACGCGCTCGTCGGCGCACTCGTCGCACTCATCCTCTCGGGAATCCCGTTCTCCACGTTTCTCGGCGGCGTCGTCGCCGGCTTTCTCGAGGGTCCTGACGCCCGAGACGGGTCGGCCGCCGGTGCGCTGGCCGGTCTGATCGTCTTTCTCCCCTTCGCTGGAATGGCAGCACTCTTGCTCGGCCTGTTTGGGTTCGGCCTCGGACTCGGCGCCGCGCCCGTAGAAGGATTTCTCGTTACGCTGGTTCTGTTTGGCGCCGTTGGGACGGCCGCGCTTGGCTACACCGTGGTGCTCGCGCTGCTCGGCGGCTACTTCGGTGCCTCCCTCGCCCGCGAGTACCCTGAGCGCCACGCGAGCACTCGAGACGCCCTCCGATTCGACCGCCAGGAGCCGGTTCGTACGGCCCCGGATCGAGACGCTGGCCCCGTGAACGGGAACGACACGGATTCCGATCGATTCGATCCGACCGCCGATCGGCCGGACGACTGA
- a CDS encoding thiamine ABC transporter substrate-binding protein, with protein sequence MNRRELLRAGGCTAAATLAGCVTRDNDEADEDEGVLRVATLPSIAGGDEESATAWIADEFEQRQDDIELTWVVPEDGLEYYYERREFGDDAGADVFLGLGVDDLVETDERLADETRLFESIDRDRLDRNGRIRDGIAFDDPDDRAVPISTEYLALVYDERDVDEPETLAELTEPAYERELLTQSAQFSGPGRAFLLWTVAEFGDEQAFEYWQELRDNGVRIVDDWHEPYRDVYREGARSVMVAPSGERALATSAGLDSSRYRLSFPDGRGYERTTGAAIFADSPRTSLAYEFIDFLLQGETQAEIAVRDARLPAVAAEHVDLDGDRSGVVDTPDASLSLRYDELSGPLSEWVDDWTASVAR encoded by the coding sequence ATGAACCGGCGAGAGCTCCTGCGAGCTGGCGGCTGCACAGCGGCCGCCACGCTCGCCGGCTGCGTCACCCGAGACAACGACGAAGCAGACGAGGACGAGGGCGTACTCCGCGTCGCGACACTGCCGTCGATCGCCGGTGGGGACGAGGAATCTGCAACCGCCTGGATCGCAGACGAGTTCGAGCAGCGCCAGGACGATATCGAGCTTACGTGGGTCGTTCCAGAGGACGGGCTGGAGTACTACTACGAGCGCCGTGAGTTCGGCGATGACGCCGGGGCCGACGTGTTCCTCGGCCTCGGCGTCGACGATCTGGTGGAGACAGACGAGCGATTGGCAGACGAGACACGCCTCTTCGAGTCGATAGACCGCGACCGTCTGGATCGGAACGGTCGCATCCGTGACGGAATCGCGTTCGACGATCCCGACGATCGGGCGGTACCGATCTCGACTGAATATCTCGCCCTCGTCTACGACGAACGGGACGTCGACGAGCCGGAGACGCTCGCGGAGCTAACCGAGCCTGCCTACGAGCGCGAACTCCTGACTCAAAGCGCCCAGTTTTCCGGTCCCGGACGGGCGTTTCTTCTGTGGACGGTCGCCGAGTTCGGTGACGAGCAAGCATTCGAGTACTGGCAGGAGCTTCGCGACAACGGCGTCCGGATCGTCGACGACTGGCACGAGCCGTACCGGGACGTCTACAGGGAGGGCGCTCGCTCGGTGATGGTCGCGCCCTCGGGCGAGCGTGCACTCGCCACGTCGGCGGGGCTGGATTCGAGTCGCTACCGCCTCTCGTTTCCAGATGGGAGGGGGTACGAGCGGACGACCGGAGCAGCGATCTTCGCCGACAGCCCGCGGACGAGCCTGGCCTACGAATTTATCGACTTCCTGCTCCAAGGCGAAACGCAAGCCGAGATCGCCGTTCGAGACGCTCGGCTGCCGGCGGTGGCGGCGGAGCACGTCGATCTCGACGGCGACCGTTCGGGAGTTGTCGACACACCGGATGCCTCGCTCTCGCTTCGGTACGATGAGCTGTCGGGTCCGCTCTCTGAGTGGGTCGACGACTGGACCGCGTCAGTTGCCCGATAG
- a CDS encoding AI-2E family transporter, translating to MDSNRLVLAAVVLLLAALTGVILLEVLGTILFALTVAYVLLPVHKWLVRRGLSAWTAAVSATVLGFVGAIAVFSPIFVTLYLRLDELEALVRSLPEEVTLAAFGETVVVEAGEVQSVVLAWLSDTAIAFAAALPVLAIKFALFVILLFALLLKGEEAGRAAIAPIPHEYRYIATALAARTRKTLYAIYVLQIATSAVTLLVGYPLFWLLGYDMPFTLAMIAAILQFVPIIGPSLLIVPIAIYHITVGELVAAALVGVLGITLVAWMPDIAVRPRLARYSADLPGSLYFVGFTGGLFTLGPIGIVVGPLIVAVFVEAVDLLADEVNGDHTFAELAEVDREEIDPPTAGDTGSEIPDASEPGPGTAADD from the coding sequence ATGGACAGCAACCGACTCGTTCTCGCGGCCGTTGTTCTCCTCCTTGCGGCGCTTACGGGCGTCATCCTCCTCGAGGTGCTCGGAACGATTCTGTTTGCCTTGACGGTCGCCTACGTCCTGTTACCCGTCCACAAGTGGCTCGTCAGGCGCGGCCTCTCTGCGTGGACTGCCGCCGTCTCCGCGACCGTTCTCGGCTTTGTCGGGGCGATCGCGGTCTTCTCCCCGATCTTCGTCACGCTCTACCTCCGCCTCGACGAACTCGAGGCGCTCGTCCGCTCGCTTCCCGAGGAGGTGACACTGGCCGCCTTCGGCGAGACAGTCGTCGTCGAGGCCGGCGAAGTGCAGTCGGTCGTACTCGCCTGGCTGAGCGACACTGCCATCGCCTTTGCCGCCGCGTTACCGGTGCTCGCGATCAAATTCGCGCTATTTGTCATCCTCCTGTTTGCGCTCTTGCTCAAGGGAGAAGAAGCCGGCAGGGCGGCGATTGCACCGATCCCACACGAGTATCGCTACATCGCGACCGCGCTGGCTGCTCGCACCCGCAAGACGTTGTATGCGATCTACGTCCTCCAGATTGCGACCTCCGCGGTCACGCTGCTGGTCGGCTATCCGCTGTTCTGGCTCCTCGGCTACGATATGCCCTTCACGCTCGCGATGATCGCGGCGATCCTGCAGTTCGTCCCGATAATCGGCCCCAGCCTGCTCATCGTCCCGATTGCAATCTACCATATCACCGTCGGCGAACTCGTCGCAGCCGCGCTCGTTGGCGTCCTCGGAATCACGCTCGTCGCCTGGATGCCCGACATCGCCGTCAGGCCGCGCCTCGCGCGCTACTCGGCGGACCTCCCCGGCAGCCTCTACTTCGTCGGCTTCACCGGCGGGCTGTTCACGCTGGGTCCGATCGGGATCGTCGTCGGCCCACTGATCGTTGCCGTCTTCGTCGAGGCCGTCGATCTGCTGGCAGACGAGGTCAACGGTGACCACACGTTCGCCGAACTGGCCGAGGTCGACCGTGAGGAAATCGACCCGCCAACCGCGGGCGATACCGGCTCTGAGATCCCGGACGCGTCTGAGCCCGGTCCCGGAACTGCAGCCGACGACTGA